The following proteins are co-located in the Wenzhouxiangella marina genome:
- a CDS encoding [FeFe] hydrogenase, group A, translating to MQKQMMTLTVNGREVELAEGSTLLDAVRAAGAQVPTLCHHPRLPSHAVCRMCLVEVKGRTRPQAACVTPARTGDVVDTDSDALRAFREANAQWLLARHPNDCMRCEVSGSCALQNLIHEHQWQERWEKVPIGSPQHPEHRLHDHTSPGIWMDFSKCIECGLCVEACGEHGQQQFVIGFAERGAERQPVTVFDQDLADTSCISCGQCTLVCPVGALIEAPHWHEVLNRLDARRDVAVVQVAPATRIAISEEFGMPAGTISTGRMINALRALGFDYVFDTNFAADLTIMEEASELLGRLQNPSELPLFTSCCPGWVNWVEINRPDLLPHLSSTKSPQQMHGALSKRAAFARSLGPEFAEGRREPYVVSVMPCTAKKDEALRPGQRGDVDRVLTTRELARMIRARGIAFNALPEEGVFDNPLGASTGAAQIFGSSGGVMEAMLRTALHMAGNDQAGALEWTRLRGVDRAIKTAEIPGLGRVAICNGIASAQQLLQTDDWRQEFIAIEVMACVGGCLGGGGEPKSMDPLVLEKRMKAVYAIDQKAPRRRSFENPQVQALYASELGEPNSDEARRLLHTSYAPRHSRRDFPMRFLDCVDRRDGSGATRLLHPDAVWETAGPFGELRGATAIQACINLQLPPRQSGPSYARLRMQPSNDPDDLSIIAPNGERCRFEIELDTLLDAGQSKTVIRRLVRVVQAETQ from the coding sequence ATGCAGAAGCAAATGATGACGCTCACGGTCAATGGTCGGGAGGTCGAGCTGGCCGAAGGCTCGACCCTGCTCGATGCGGTCCGCGCGGCTGGCGCGCAGGTGCCGACCCTGTGCCACCATCCTCGCTTGCCCTCGCACGCCGTCTGTCGGATGTGCCTGGTGGAGGTCAAGGGGCGGACTCGCCCCCAGGCGGCCTGCGTGACGCCCGCCCGCACGGGTGACGTCGTCGACACCGACAGCGATGCGCTGCGTGCCTTTCGAGAGGCCAATGCCCAGTGGCTTCTGGCCCGCCACCCCAATGACTGCATGCGCTGCGAGGTCAGCGGGTCCTGCGCACTGCAGAACCTGATCCACGAACACCAGTGGCAGGAGCGCTGGGAGAAGGTCCCGATCGGTTCGCCACAGCATCCGGAACACCGACTGCACGACCACACCTCGCCGGGCATCTGGATGGACTTCTCCAAGTGCATCGAATGCGGTCTGTGCGTGGAGGCCTGTGGTGAGCACGGGCAGCAGCAGTTCGTGATCGGCTTCGCCGAGCGTGGTGCCGAACGCCAGCCGGTCACGGTCTTCGACCAGGACCTGGCCGACACGTCGTGCATTTCCTGCGGCCAGTGCACCCTGGTCTGTCCCGTCGGTGCCCTCATCGAGGCACCGCATTGGCACGAAGTGTTGAACCGTCTCGATGCCCGACGCGACGTCGCCGTTGTCCAGGTCGCGCCCGCGACCCGGATTGCCATCAGCGAGGAATTCGGCATGCCGGCCGGGACGATCAGCACGGGGCGCATGATCAATGCTCTGAGGGCGCTGGGCTTCGACTACGTGTTCGACACCAATTTCGCCGCTGACCTGACCATCATGGAAGAGGCGTCGGAACTGCTGGGGCGGCTGCAGAATCCGTCGGAACTGCCGCTGTTCACGTCCTGCTGCCCGGGCTGGGTGAACTGGGTCGAGATCAACCGTCCCGATCTGCTGCCCCATCTCAGCTCCACCAAATCACCCCAGCAGATGCACGGGGCCCTCAGCAAGCGAGCGGCCTTCGCGCGCTCACTGGGGCCGGAATTCGCCGAGGGCCGCCGCGAGCCCTATGTGGTCAGCGTCATGCCCTGCACGGCCAAGAAGGACGAAGCGCTGCGGCCGGGGCAGCGTGGTGATGTCGATCGTGTGCTGACCACCCGCGAACTGGCCCGCATGATCCGCGCCCGCGGGATCGCCTTCAACGCGCTTCCCGAGGAGGGGGTGTTCGACAATCCGCTGGGTGCGAGCACCGGTGCCGCACAGATCTTCGGTTCTTCCGGTGGGGTGATGGAGGCCATGCTCAGAACGGCCCTGCACATGGCCGGCAATGATCAGGCGGGCGCTCTGGAATGGACGCGCCTGCGTGGGGTCGATCGAGCAATCAAGACCGCCGAGATTCCCGGCCTGGGCCGGGTCGCGATCTGCAACGGCATCGCTTCGGCCCAGCAGTTGCTGCAGACGGACGATTGGCGACAGGAGTTCATCGCCATCGAAGTGATGGCCTGTGTCGGTGGCTGCCTCGGGGGTGGCGGCGAGCCCAAGTCGATGGATCCACTGGTGCTGGAAAAGCGGATGAAGGCGGTCTATGCCATCGATCAGAAGGCGCCGCGACGGCGATCCTTCGAGAATCCGCAGGTCCAGGCCCTGTACGCCAGTGAGCTGGGCGAGCCCAATTCGGACGAGGCTCGACGCCTGCTGCACACCAGCTATGCGCCTCGCCACTCCAGGCGGGACTTCCCGATGCGCTTTCTCGACTGCGTCGATCGCCGGGACGGCAGCGGCGCGACCCGCCTGCTGCATCCGGATGCGGTCTGGGAAACGGCAGGCCCCTTCGGCGAGCTACGCGGCGCGACCGCCATCCAGGCCTGCATCAATCTCCAGCTACCGCCACGCCAGTCCGGGCCGAGCTACGCGCGGCTCCGAATGCAACCCAGCAATGACCCGGACGACCTATCGATCATCGCCCCGAACGGTGAGCGCTGTCGCTTCGAGATCGAGCTCGACACCCTCCTCGACGCCGGCCAATCGAAAACCGTCATCCGGCGTCTGGTGCGCGTGGTCCAGGCAGAAACCCAGTGA